Proteins from a genomic interval of Aquila chrysaetos chrysaetos chromosome 20, bAquChr1.4, whole genome shotgun sequence:
- the FAM3D gene encoding protein FAM3D, translating to MRVAGVIRYTVLLITLLSTWFIVQTFFDRSWKAISLRSWLGAINKPSSKQLPQHKCGNKKSCPEDHFAFKIISGAANVVGPSICFDDMVLMSSMKNNIGRGLNIALVNGTSGQLLKTDTFDMYSGDINKLDTFLQEIEHGTIVLTASYDDAATKMNDKVRTQFVELGSSHVSTLGFRDNWVFLGAKGLKNKSPFEEHIKNDEKKNKYDGWPEMLEMEGCAPRKMD from the exons aTGCGGGTGGCAG GCGTGATCCGGTACACGGTGCTGCTCATCACGCTGCTGAGCACATGGTTCATCGTGCAGACATTCTTCGATCGGAGCTGGAAGGCCATCAGCCTGCGAAGCTGGCTCG GTGCCATCAACAAGCCCAGCA GCaagcagctgccccagcacaaGTGCGGGAACAAGAAGAGCTGCCCCGAGGACCATTTTGCCTTCAAGATCATCAGCGGCGCCGCAAACGTGGTGGGACCCTCCATCTGCTTCGATGACATGGT cCTCATGAGCAGCATGAAAAACAACATTGGCAGAGGCCTGAACATCGCGCTAGTGAATG GAACAAGCGGGCAGCTCCTGAAAACTGACACATTCGACATGTACTCTGGAG ACATTAACAAACTGGATACCTTCCTCCAAGAGATCGAGCATGGCACCATCGTGCTGACAGCCAGCTATGATGACGCTGCCACAAA GATGAATGACAAAGTACGGACACAATTTGtggagctgggcagcagccacGTGAGCACGCTGGGCTTCCGGGACAACTGGGTCTTCTTGGGAGCGAAAGGTCTGAAGAACAAGAGCCCCTTTGAAGAG cacatCAAAaatgatgagaagaaaaataaatacgaTGGCTGGCCTGAGATGCTGGAGATGGAGGGCTGTGCCCCCAGAAAGATGGATTAG